The Pseudodesulfovibrio cashew genomic sequence ACCCAGGGCGTCAGTGATCTTGCGCGCATATTCCTGAGCTTTCGCAAGGGCCGCCTCACTCATGGGTTGCGGCTGCCAGGATTCACGGTAATCCCCATTTTCCTGTCGATGCCCAATCGGCTCACAGAACGTTGTTCCATCAATGTGACGCACGGTCAAAAGGGTAATCTCATAATCAAAAGGTACGAATTTTTCGATGATGATGCGCCCTTCACCAGTACGACCGCCAGACTGAGAATAGTCCCAGGCCTTTTGGACATCGGCCTCACTTTTCACAGTGGATTGCCCTTTTCCAGAAGAGCTCATGACAGGCTTGATCACACATGGAATACCGATTTCAGCCACTGCCGCCCGGTATTCTTCTTCCGTATCGGCGAAGCGGTAAGGCGATGTGGTCAGGCCAACCTCCTCGGCGGCAAGACGCCGAATGCCTTCACGATCCATTGTCAGCTTGGTCGCATTGGCAGTAGGGATGACATTGAATCCCTCTTTTTCAAGCTCGACCAAAGTGGACGTCGCAATAGCCTCGATCTCGGGCACAATATAGTCTGGCTTCTCTTCCGTAATAACTCGACGAAGCGCATCACCATCCAACATGGACATGGTATACGAGCGGTGCGCCACCTGCATGGCAGGGGTATCGTCATAGCGGTCAACCACAATGACCTCAACGCCAAGACGCTGCGCTTCAATCACGACTTCCTTGCCAAGTTCGCCACCGCCAAGAAGCATCATTTTCTTTGCTGATGCAGTTTTTGCCGTTCCTAATATTGTCATATTGAATACCTTTGAATTAATTGAAATCACGCTTTACACAGGGAATCTCTATGCCAAATTTCCCCTCAAATTGAAAGGATTTCCCTTTTCGATTTCAGGGTGGAAACGGCTGTCATCGAAGCAGACAGCGGCAGGAGCTTCACCGGTAAGTTGCGGGATGAGCTG encodes the following:
- the purT gene encoding formate-dependent phosphoribosylglycinamide formyltransferase, yielding MTILGTAKTASAKKMMLLGGGELGKEVVIEAQRLGVEVIVVDRYDDTPAMQVAHRSYTMSMLDGDALRRVITEEKPDYIVPEIEAIATSTLVELEKEGFNVIPTANATKLTMDREGIRRLAAEEVGLTTSPYRFADTEEEYRAAVAEIGIPCVIKPVMSSSGKGQSTVKSEADVQKAWDYSQSGGRTGEGRIIIEKFVPFDYEITLLTVRHIDGTTFCEPIGHRQENGDYRESWQPQPMSEAALAKAQEYARKITDALGGRGLFGVELFVKDDDVIFSEVSPRPHDTGLVTVISQDLSEFALHVRAVLGLPIPGIRQYGAAASSVILSNGTSDKPAFDGVDAALREADTKVLIFGKGECAGVRRLGVALALADDVEAAVEKAKRVSSAVTVLY